The proteins below are encoded in one region of Bacteroides uniformis:
- a CDS encoding pyridoxamine 5'-phosphate oxidase family protein: protein MKTITITDPTQIEEIIRKCPYCIVGITDLEGNPYAVPMNFAYQDGVIYLHSGPEGSKVEMVTKHPQVCITFCEGHELVYMHRQVACSYSMKSRSVICRGKVHFVEDMEEKRRVLDMLMKQYTENECKYAEPAVRNVKIWEVKVEKISCRSFGLRPSEL, encoded by the coding sequence ATGAAGACAATTACTATTACAGACCCTACACAGATTGAGGAAATTATCCGTAAATGCCCATACTGCATAGTGGGCATCACAGACCTTGAAGGAAACCCATATGCGGTTCCCATGAACTTTGCCTATCAAGACGGGGTAATATACTTGCATTCCGGCCCGGAAGGCAGTAAAGTGGAGATGGTAACAAAGCACCCGCAAGTTTGCATCACCTTCTGCGAAGGACACGAGCTGGTTTATATGCACCGGCAAGTGGCATGCAGCTACAGCATGAAGTCGCGCAGTGTTATCTGTCGTGGGAAAGTACACTTCGTGGAAGACATGGAAGAGAAGCGACGCGTACTCGACATGCTGATGAAGCAATATACGGAAAATGAATGCAAATATGCCGAACCCGCCGTACGCAATGTCAAGATATGGGAAGTGAAAGTAGAGAAAATAAGCTGCCGGTCATTCGGGTTAAGACCAAGCGAACTATAA
- the cysK gene encoding cysteine synthase A, whose amino-acid sequence MKKIAERLTDLVGNTPLLELNNYNKNKGLKARVIAKLEYFNPAGSVKDRVALAMIEDAEAKGLLKPGATIIEPTSGNTGVGLAFVAAAKGYKLILTMPDTMSLERRNLLKALGAELVLTSGADGMKGAIARAEELKAANPGSLILQQFDNPANPAMHERTTGQEIWRDTDGRVDIFVAGVGTGGTVSGVGAALKANNPKVKIVAVEPEDSPVLSGGKPGPHKIQGIGAGFVPKNYNSAVIDEVLQVSNDDAIRTGRELAKYEGLLVGISSGAAVAAATRLARLPENEGKTIVALLPDTGERYLSTLLYAFEEYPL is encoded by the coding sequence ATGAAGAAGATAGCAGAACGCCTTACCGACCTGGTAGGCAACACTCCCTTGCTGGAGTTGAATAATTATAACAAGAATAAGGGTCTGAAAGCCCGTGTTATTGCCAAATTGGAATATTTTAACCCTGCCGGCAGTGTGAAGGACCGCGTGGCGCTTGCCATGATAGAAGATGCCGAGGCAAAAGGGCTGTTGAAGCCTGGTGCCACCATCATCGAACCTACCAGTGGGAATACGGGCGTAGGGCTGGCTTTTGTGGCCGCCGCCAAAGGTTACAAGCTGATACTGACGATGCCCGACACGATGAGTTTGGAACGCCGCAACCTCTTGAAAGCCCTTGGTGCGGAACTGGTACTGACTTCGGGTGCCGACGGTATGAAAGGCGCAATAGCCCGTGCCGAAGAACTGAAAGCCGCCAACCCCGGCTCGCTGATTCTACAGCAATTTGACAATCCTGCCAATCCGGCAATGCACGAGCGTACTACCGGACAAGAAATCTGGCGTGATACAGACGGCCGGGTGGATATTTTCGTGGCCGGTGTAGGGACGGGAGGCACAGTGAGTGGTGTGGGTGCAGCCTTGAAAGCCAATAACCCGAAGGTAAAGATTGTGGCTGTGGAGCCCGAAGATTCTCCCGTACTTTCCGGTGGGAAGCCCGGTCCCCATAAAATACAAGGTATCGGTGCCGGATTTGTGCCAAAGAACTATAACAGTGCCGTAATAGACGAAGTTCTGCAGGTATCCAATGATGACGCCATACGTACGGGCCGCGAACTGGCGAAGTATGAGGGATTGTTGGTCGGCATCTCTTCGGGAGCTGCCGTTGCTGCAGCTACCCGCTTGGCACGGTTGCCCGAGAATGAAGGAAAGACGATTGTAGCGCTGCTGCCCGATACGGGAGAACGGTATCTTTCGACGCTGTTGTATGCATTTGAGGAATATCCGTTGTAA
- the epsC gene encoding serine O-acetyltransferase EpsC yields the protein MSPLNFTHILTQAVDELSESESYKGLFHQHTDGNPLPSAKVLRDIIELARAIIFPGYFGNSTVNSRTVTYHIGVNVERLFDLLTEQILAGLCFAGDGECNCCTELQREEAALLAAKFISNLPAMRRTLATDVEAAYNGDPAAQSFGEVISCYPAIRAISNYRIAHELLKLGVPLIPRIITEMAHSETGIDIHPGAEIGGYFTIDHGTGVVIGETCIIGNNVKLYQGVTLGAKSFPLDEDGKPIKGIPRHPILEDNVIVYSNATILGRITIGQGATVGGNIWVTEDVPAGARIVQTKAKK from the coding sequence ATGAGTCCACTCAACTTTACCCACATTTTGACACAAGCAGTCGATGAGCTATCGGAAAGCGAATCATACAAAGGACTGTTTCACCAGCATACGGACGGCAACCCGCTGCCTTCGGCAAAAGTGCTGCGCGACATCATCGAACTGGCGCGAGCCATCATCTTCCCCGGATATTTCGGAAATTCTACGGTCAACAGCCGTACGGTGACTTACCATATCGGTGTCAATGTCGAACGCTTGTTCGACCTGCTGACCGAGCAAATCCTTGCCGGCCTCTGCTTTGCAGGCGACGGCGAATGCAACTGTTGTACCGAGCTCCAACGGGAAGAAGCCGCCTTATTGGCTGCCAAGTTCATCAGCAACCTGCCGGCAATGAGACGTACACTCGCCACAGATGTGGAAGCCGCCTACAACGGTGACCCCGCCGCACAGTCGTTCGGCGAAGTCATCAGCTGCTATCCGGCCATCCGCGCCATCAGCAACTACCGCATCGCACACGAGTTGCTCAAGTTGGGTGTTCCCCTCATTCCCCGCATCATCACCGAGATGGCGCACAGTGAAACGGGAATCGATATCCATCCAGGAGCGGAAATAGGTGGTTATTTTACCATCGACCACGGTACGGGTGTGGTAATCGGCGAGACCTGCATCATCGGCAACAACGTGAAGCTGTACCAGGGTGTGACCCTCGGTGCCAAGAGCTTCCCGCTAGACGAAGACGGCAAGCCCATCAAGGGTATTCCCCGCCATCCCATTCTGGAAGACAATGTGATAGTCTATTCCAACGCCACCATATTGGGACGCATCACCATCGGACAAGGAGCCACCGTAGGCGGCAATATCTGGGTGACAGAAGATGTTCCCGCAGGAGCAAGGATTGTACAGACAAAGGCCAAGAAGTAA
- a CDS encoding THUMP domain-containing protein: MSEQSFEMIAKTFQGLEEVLAQELTALGANEIEIGRRMVSFSGDKEMMYKANFCLRTAIRILKPIKHFTAKDADEVYEQIKAIRWEDYLDTDKTFAVDAVVFSEEFRHSKFVSYKVKDAIVDYFREKTGERPGVRVNKPDVLLNIHIAETKCTLSLDSSGESLHRRGYRQEAVEAPLNEVLAAGMILMTGWRGECDLIDPMCGSGTIPIEAALIARNIAPGVFRKEFAFEKWVDFDQELFDTIYNDDSQEREFTHKIYGYDNSPKANEIATHNIKAAGVSKDVVLKLQPFQQFEQPAEKSIIITNPPYGERISTNDLLGLYSMIGERLKHAFTGNTAWILSYREECFDQIGLKATSKIPLFNGALECEFRQYEIFDGKYKEFRAEGEELSKERKEFRPASGERKEFKPGERREFRPRFSGERREFGGERREFNGERRPREFKDSEKREFRPRERREFKDGEKREFRPRERREFGGERRTRSGESYPESKRREAGKKEEE; the protein is encoded by the coding sequence ATGAGCGAACAATCTTTTGAAATGATTGCCAAAACCTTCCAAGGACTGGAAGAGGTACTGGCACAAGAGCTGACTGCACTGGGCGCCAACGAAATAGAAATAGGCCGCCGCATGGTATCTTTCAGTGGTGATAAGGAAATGATGTACAAGGCAAACTTCTGCCTGCGTACAGCCATCCGGATACTGAAACCCATCAAACACTTCACAGCCAAGGATGCCGACGAGGTTTACGAACAGATTAAAGCCATCCGATGGGAAGACTATCTGGATACGGACAAGACCTTTGCCGTGGACGCGGTTGTATTCAGTGAAGAGTTCCGTCATTCCAAGTTCGTTTCCTACAAGGTGAAGGATGCCATCGTGGACTATTTCCGCGAGAAGACCGGCGAACGTCCCGGCGTGCGTGTCAACAAACCGGACGTGCTGCTGAACATACACATTGCCGAAACCAAATGTACGCTGTCTCTCGACTCCAGCGGCGAATCGCTGCACCGCCGCGGTTATCGCCAGGAAGCAGTAGAGGCCCCGCTGAATGAGGTGCTGGCCGCCGGCATGATATTGATGACCGGCTGGCGTGGCGAATGCGACCTGATAGACCCGATGTGTGGTTCGGGAACCATTCCCATCGAAGCGGCGCTGATTGCACGCAACATCGCTCCGGGCGTATTCCGCAAGGAGTTCGCTTTCGAGAAGTGGGTGGATTTTGACCAGGAGCTGTTCGACACGATATACAATGACGACAGCCAGGAACGTGAATTTACGCATAAGATATACGGTTACGACAACAGCCCGAAGGCAAACGAAATTGCCACACACAATATAAAGGCTGCCGGCGTAAGCAAGGACGTGGTATTGAAGCTGCAACCTTTCCAGCAATTCGAGCAACCTGCGGAGAAATCCATCATCATCACCAATCCTCCCTACGGTGAGCGTATCTCTACCAACGACCTGCTGGGCCTTTACTCCATGATTGGCGAGCGTCTGAAACATGCCTTTACGGGCAACACCGCATGGATTCTTTCTTACCGGGAAGAGTGCTTCGACCAAATCGGGCTAAAAGCCACCTCCAAGATACCTTTATTCAATGGTGCGCTGGAATGCGAATTCCGCCAGTACGAAATCTTCGATGGAAAGTACAAGGAATTTCGTGCCGAAGGCGAGGAGTTGAGCAAGGAGCGCAAAGAATTTCGTCCGGCTTCTGGGGAACGGAAAGAGTTCAAACCCGGAGAAAGACGCGAATTCCGTCCCCGATTCAGCGGAGAGAGACGTGAATTCGGTGGCGAAAGACGCGAATTCAACGGTGAACGCAGACCAAGAGAATTCAAGGACAGCGAAAAGCGCGAATTCCGTCCGCGTGAAAGAAGAGAGTTCAAAGACGGGGAAAAACGGGAGTTCAGACCGAGGGAAAGACGTGAATTCGGTGGAGAACGCAGAACAAGGTCGGGTGAGTCTTACCCGGAAAGCAAAAGAAGAGAGGCGGGAAAGAAGGAAGAAGAATAA